AATAAATCTACAGATTTATTAACGCAAATAGATTCAGATAGTTATATAAATAATACTGTTGGTCCTTTTTACTCTAGTGTTGGTTCTCATATTAGACATACATTAGATTTTTTGAATTGCATTTTAAACTCAATTGAAAATAACAATGATATAGATCTTACACTTAGAAATAGAGATGAAGCTATTTCAAAAAATAAATATAAAGCAATAGAAGAAGTAGATTCTATAAAGAATAGATTAGATAATATAAAGAATATTGAAGATATAGTATATGTTATTGATGATTGTGGTACAGGTAAAATAGGTATTAATTATACACTGGAATCGATATTAGCCCAAGCAAATAGTCATACTATACATCATTTTGCTAGTATTTCTTTTATATTGTATCAATTAAATATAGATTATGAGATTAAAGGGTTTGGATATAATGCTACTACTCCAATTCCCAAGAGAAAAGGTATTTAATTAAAAAATGCTTTAATTAAAACTTTTAAACCTACTGAAATTAATAATATTGCACAAATCATCATAATTAGTCCTATAACAAGTATATATACATATAAAGGATGATCTTGGTTATTGAATGAACTATAAACAATACTAGGTCCTAAAAATATTAATGGTAATGAACTTGCTAAGTACTTAATTCCTTTATAAAGGAGTTCTTTATTAGTTTTCATTTTTATTTATTACATTAATAACTTCCCTTACACTTCCATATTTAGTTAATAAAGTTCTAGCCTTTTCTTTAGTACAATTAGTATTTTCAACAACCATTTTTATTGCTCTTTCTATAAGCTTGTTGTTGCTTAATTGCATATCTACCATTCTATTATTTTTTACATAACCCAATTTTATCATTACTGAGGTGGAAATCATATTCAAAATTAATTTTTGAGCTGTTCCTGATTTCATTCTAGATGATCCTGATAAAAATTCTGGTCCTAAAGATACTTCTATAGGATAATTTGAATTATTAGAAAGTGGACTATTTAAATTACATGATATACTACCTGTTGTAATTTTATTTTCTAAACAAACTTTCAATGCTCCTATTACATAGGGAGTAGTTCCAGATGCAGCAATTCCTATAACTATATCTTTAGATGTGATATTTTTTTTCTTTAAGTCTTTCCAACCTAATTCTGTATCATCCTCCGCAAACTCAACAGCTTTTCTCATAGCTTTATCACCACCAGCCATTAAACCTATTACTAAATTATGATCTACACCAAAAGTAGGAGGACATTCACTAGCATCTACTATGCCTAATCTGCCACTAGTTCCTGCACCTATATAAAATAGTTTTCCGCCCTCACTTAGTTTTTTAGTTATTATATCTACTAATTTTTCAATTTCTGGAATAATCTTTTCAACTTCAAAAGCTACTTTTTTATCTTCATTATTAATATTAATTAATAACTCTTGTGTACTCATCTCTTCTAAGTTTGAGTATAATGATTCTGCTTCAGTTATTTTAATAAATTCTTTCATTGTATAATATATTCTACTTCATCAATTTCTGAAGCTCTAAAAAATCCTAATGGAAAATTACTAGATGTGGTTTGGTTTATGATATTTCCTCTTAAAGTTGCTGGTTGCGTTTCGAAAGGGCCGCCTAAATCTGAGTTTGTTTGTGTTAACAATAAAGACATAAAATTATAAAACCTTTCATTTATTCCATAAGATTTTATAGTTACAGTATCACCAACTTGCAAATCCTCTTCTGTATAATAAGCAAAGACTTGATTTCCATTTGTAAATTCATCTTCATAAACTTCTAAA
This region of Croceibacter atlanticus HTCC2559 genomic DNA includes:
- a CDS encoding DUF6095 family protein, which codes for MKTNKELLYKGIKYLASSLPLIFLGPSIVYSSFNNQDHPLYVYILVIGLIMMICAILLISVGLKVLIKAFFN
- the murQ gene encoding N-acetylmuramic acid 6-phosphate etherase produces the protein MKEFIKITEAESLYSNLEEMSTQELLININNEDKKVAFEVEKIIPEIEKLVDIITKKLSEGGKLFYIGAGTSGRLGIVDASECPPTFGVDHNLVIGLMAGGDKAMRKAVEFAEDDTELGWKDLKKKNITSKDIVIGIAASGTTPYVIGALKVCLENKITTGSISCNLNSPLSNNSNYPIEVSLGPEFLSGSSRMKSGTAQKLILNMISTSVMIKLGYVKNNRMVDMQLSNNKLIERAIKMVVENTNCTKEKARTLLTKYGSVREVINVINKNEN